GGGGCAACTGATTTTCCGATAAACACTTCATCTTTCATTGAAGTTGCGATAATCTGCCCTTCTTTATCGAATACCCAAATCCGCGTATCAAAGGATTGATCGAGAAGCGCCAACATTTCGATCGTTTTTTCATCAATATTTTCGTGTCGTTGAATCGTCGCATTAACCCTTTTGGCCTTACGCACAAGTTCTTCTTGGGTTTGCGTATACATATAATCTTTTGTTAACCATGAAATAGAAAACCCGACAACTCCAAGTCCAATGAGGAGTGTCACCAAAAAACTGATCAGGATCCGCCTAAATAAAGTTTTGTTGAACCATTTCAATCTGATTCAACCTCAAACTTATATCCGACCCCCCACATCGTCCGAATAAAATCGGTCTTCAGACCAGACAGGTGTTTCCGAATTTTTTTAATATGGACATCAATCGTTCGAACATCGCCAAAGAAATCATAGCCCCAAATTTGCTCTAGCAACTGTTCCCTCGAAAAAACGTGACCGGGGGATTTCGCCAAGCAAACGAGTAAATCAAATTCTTTGGGTCGAAAAGATAGTTTTTCTCCATTTGCAATCACTTCTCGACGTGAAATATCAATCGTTAATTCATCAAATCCGAGCACCTTTACACCATCATCCGTCTCAGGTTTCGTTTCTTTGACTTGCATTCTACGAAAGATAGCCTTCATCCGAGCGACGAGCTCTCGGGGACTGAACGGTTTACTCATATAGTCATCGGCGCCCAATTCGAGACCGAGAATTCGATCAATCTCCTCGTCCTTCGCAGTTAACATGATTATCGGCACATCTGAGTTTTTGCGAATTTCTCGACAAACATCAAATCCATCAAGCCCAGGCATCATCACATCTAAGATGATTAAATCTAGTTCATGGCTTGTCGCTAATTCAAGCGCTGTTTTTCCATTATCCGCTTCAAGCAAATCGATCTGTTGTTGCTCAAAATACAGGCGAATAATCTCACGAACATTTGGATCGTCATCAGCGAGCAATACCTTGCTAGTTACCACTGATAGCAGCCTCCTCACTCATGAAAAATGTTACTAGATTATTATACCATACGTTACTAGATTTGCTTTGAAGCGGTGTTAAAAAACCAAAAAAGACTTCCGCAGAAGTCCCCTAGAAAAGTCGTTCATGTTTTTTGAACCAGTCGTTTAGATTTTTATAGCACTTTATAGTGTGAAGGAGGGTACCTGAGGTTTCATTGGCGGGACGGGTCATATAAATGTTAACCGATTGTTCTGGGTCTCTGAATTTTAATAACCACTTTGTCTTTTTCTCTGTACGATATAGGAGTTCTAATTGTTCAGCTTTTAATTGTTGTAATTCCATGCTATGTTCACCATCCTTTTCATTCTCCTCCCTCAACCACATCTAAAAATTTGTCTATCTAGATGAAAACGCCCATCCCGCAAGGGACGGGCGTTTAAGTATGTTATTATTGCTCTTCTTCTTCAGTATCCGCGTCAGCATCTGTTTCCGCGTCATCAGCGTCAGCGTCTGTCTCAGCATCTGCATCTTCAGCGTCCTCTTCGTCAATTCCATCGCCTGTTGTTGGAACACTGTCATTCTCATCTGTTTCTACATCATCTAGGCCAGTTACATCTTCGATTTGCTCATCATCTGTTGGCTCCTCAGTTGTTCCTCCTGATGAACATGCCGCTAAACTTAAAGCTAATACAGACGCTAAACCTAACTTATATAATTTTTTCATTTTCGATAAATCCCCTTTCAACAACTTTGTTTGTTGCCTTCAATTATCATAATAGGTTAGAATTGTAAACGCGCTGTATCCAAAGCTTGACCTTTCTGTGATCTTTTTATGATCTTTTTATGACCATCTCCAGTTTGTTGTCGAAATTTGTCGGAATGGGTGAATCTAAGCTGAATATATAAAAACTGGCCTGTAAGTGTCTTTGCAACGACTCCAGGCCAGTTCCTTTTTTTTCACTTATATATTTAATTGTTTCAGGACAGCTTGAGCTAGCGCTTCAATGTATAACGGATCCGTATTTAATGATTTTGTTCGCACAAATTGCATATTCAACTCTTCCGCAACTTGTTTACA
This portion of the Ammoniphilus oxalaticus genome encodes:
- a CDS encoding response regulator transcription factor, yielding MVTSKVLLADDDPNVREIIRLYFEQQQIDLLEADNGKTALELATSHELDLIILDVMMPGLDGFDVCREIRKNSDVPIIMLTAKDEEIDRILGLELGADDYMSKPFSPRELVARMKAIFRRMQVKETKPETDDGVKVLGFDELTIDISRREVIANGEKLSFRPKEFDLLVCLAKSPGHVFSREQLLEQIWGYDFFGDVRTIDVHIKKIRKHLSGLKTDFIRTMWGVGYKFEVESD